ATTGGTTTCCGGGTAAAAAAGGTTGGAAGCTAGGTATCCGAACCGGCTACAATGTGACGCTTGCCCGAAATAATGAGTGGCGACACTACGGTGGTGAGATTACTACCCCTGATCTGCCCGATAATGATCTGGACGGTTTCTACGTGAGGCTAACGGTTGGGGGTGGCCATTTCAGAACAAAAGAATAACTGACTATGAACGCACTCATCGAACAACAAATCTACGAAAGGGCGCGTCGCAGAGTCGCCTTTCGGATTCACTTGATTGCCTACGTGATTGGAGTACTCATCAACTGGGTAGTTTGGGTAGTGTACCCCACCCCGCACATTTGGCCGATCTGGCCGACGCTGGGTTGGAGCATTGGTATCGCCTCTCATTACTTGGGAGTTTATCATCCTGGTCAGATATTCTCTATTGACCAAGAGATAGAACGTGTGGTAAGGAAGGAGCTCAACAAGAAAGATCAGAACGCTTAGTGTCTAGCTTTTTTACGAGGCAAATTACAATTTTGGGATAAAGACGTTTATAACACAGCATAAACACTAAGGCATAGTTGAACCAATGGTCAACCCAATGAAGTTTTGTCATTATGAGTAGCTGGAGAACGGAGCAAATGTCGCGAGGGGTGGAGTGGTTGTAGCCAATTGGGGTATCCCAGAAGCATTGAATTTCACTGAAAACGTTAAACATTAAAATCAACAATTTAATTTTACGTTGTTTAGAATTATGGATAATGCCAGAAGTAGAACAAAAAAATATTGGTTTTGAAAATGCTCCTGCAAAAGTAAGAGAGATTGTTTTTGCGCTTAGCGATGGTTTACAAAACACACTTAGCGACAAACTTCTTGGTTTGTATCTGTATGGCTCTCTTGCTTATGGCTGTTTTAATTCCGAAACGAGCGACATAGACTTTGTTGTCGTGTTATCTGAACCCTTAACTTCCGAAGAAGAGCAAAAAATAGCTCAATTGCATAAGCGTTTGGGTTACGATCCTGAATATGGAAAACGTATTGAGGGAACGTATATGACCGAAGAACAGGTAAAAACCGATGAGTATCCACCTGATTTTTTGTTTTACGTGGAAGGTAAAGAATTTGTACAAGCACAAGCAGGACAAGGCGAATACGATTTCCCAATGCATTGCCAACATTTGCATGAATCAGGTTTAAAGATTATTGGATATGAACCGCAGAAATTATTTTTGCCCGTACCATGGGAAATTTTAAAGCGTTCTCTCCGGCAGGAAATGCCATTTATTAAAGAACAATTTGAAAAAAGACCCATATATGCTGTGCTCAATTTGTGCCGAGTAGTTCGAGCCTATGAAACTCACAAACTTTCTTCAAAGAAACAGGGTGGCGAATGGGGGCTCCAAAATTTCCCTGCTGAATTTCATGAGATGATTCAAATTGCGTTGGAAGGGTATACGCATAAAAAAACGGCCAGACAAAAACAATTCTTAACAGAAAACCTCTCTCGTTTTTACGAGTATTGTATTGAAAGAATTCCTAATAGTTGACAACAAACAATAGAACAACTGGCTACAACACTATAAACAAGCAATAGCAGGTTAGCACCATGTTGATAGAGTTGATTTTTGGCCGATTAATTTGCGCCTGCGCGAAGCTTATCCGGTGAAATTCCGTAACTACATCATAGCCGAGACCATTGTAGCTAATTTAATTATACCCGAATAGGTATAATCTTTTCTAAAGAACATATGTCTATACCCGAGCGGGTACATTTTAACAAATTATCATTATATTTATACCCGTTCAGGTATAATATTAGTATGAAAAAATTAAGTCAATTCGTAAAGGAAAGGCGAAAAAACCTAGGGCTCACCCAAGAAGACCTTTCGTTTAAAGCTGGAGTCGGATTACGATTTGTTCGCGAACTAGAACAAGGGAAAGAATCATTAATGACCGACAAAGTCAACCAAGTATTATCATTATTCGGCCATGAACTTGGCCCAGTACCAACAGAAAGAGATGAAAGTAGCTAAAGTTTACATGCACGATACATGGGCCGGCGTATTGACGGAAGATGAAGATGGCTACCATTTTCAATATGAAGAATCGTACCTGAAAAAACCCGATTCAGAAGCAATAAGTGTAACATTTCCCCTTGCACCCGATCAATATGATAGCAAAGTTTTATTTCCATTTTTTGACGGATTAATTCCAGAAGGATGGTTATTAGATATAGCACAAAAAAACTGGAAACTAAATCCGAGAGATAGAATGAGCATACTACTAAAGACCTGCTATGATTGCATAGGCGCAGTATCAATACGATCACAAGAAGAAAATGGAAAGTAAATGCTTTTACTGTTACCAGAAAGTCGATGCTAGTGAATTGAAGACCTAACCATGCATTTGGCTGAGATTAGTAAATTAAAAACAGTAGAGCATTCACTTGTTAGATTAAAATCGGGTGAATTAGCTTATCTAACAAAACGAATTGACAGAAAAAAAGGAAGTAAGCTTCATATGGAAGACATGTGTCAAATCACCGAACGAATGACGGAACACAAGTACCAAGGATCTTATGAGCAAATAGCCAAAGCTATAAAAAAATATAGCGCTAACCCCGGCTTAAGTATCACTGATTTCTTTGAATTGGTTCTGTTCTGCTTTTTAACCGGAAATAATGATATGCACCTTAAGAACTTCTCTTTACTGAAAGGCAATTCTAGAAATGATTTATGCCCTGCCTATGACTTAGTTGCCTCTGAACTAGTGGTTGAGGGAGATGATGAAGATCTTGCCCTGAACTTAAATGGCAAGAAGAAAAAAATCAAAAAGAGAGATTTTGTAATTGCTATGAAAGGGGCTGGTTTAGGCGAAAAGGTGATTGAAAACATCTTTAAAAAGTATAAAAGGCTGATCCCAAAATGGTCTAAATTCATTGAAGAAAGTTTCTTGAGTGAATCAATGAAAGAAGAATATAAAACACTGATTAATCGCAAAGCAATACAAATTGAACTCTAAAAACCAGCTACAATAAGGCGTAGAGTACATAGTCTCCCTCCGGTCAGCAATGCCTTGTACACCAATAAGTTTTACAATTCTACAATCATGGGAAAGCCACTTTTATACCTTACCATTCTATTTCTATTCTCCTCTTGTATACACCATGATAACGCTCGGCCTTTTTCTAAACACAATAACAACCCTCTGATTTTTCGTGAGGTTAATAATATCTTTAATGCTTCTAGCCCTACTATTTCTGAACTCAAAAAGTTGGATAAAGACGATAGAATCGGCGCAGTAGATAACCTTCTTGCTAGCCATAAAGAAAAAGGCTTCCCTTTAATAGAACAAGATTCATTGTTGGAGGGATACGTTTATGCTACGTTTATCCATATTGACTCAACTCACCAAAACGATATTACATTTAACGTATTCGGAATCTATGACGAATACCGGTTTGGAGACAAAAAGCTTTATCATCTAGACTCCACCGATTTGTACTATAGAACCTATATGATTCCAGATGATTTATGTTTTGCCTACAAGTTTTACTATTCTAATAAAGTAACTGGAAAGAAGTCAAGGATGTCTGATCCTTTAAATCCGAGTCTTGTTCCATCCTCCGAAAGAAAAAATATGAGCTGGTCTGCGCTAGATTTAAGAACCAGTGAGGATGAATGGTATGTTAAAAGTGACCATCGTCAATACGGAACACTTGATACACTAGAACTACACAGTGAGCTGCTTTCCAACGCACGAAACATCTACGTTTATCTACCGCCCAAATATGATACTACTAAGGAAAAGTATCCGGTAATATATCTTTTTGATCCGTACATTTATTTGAATCTGGTGGAAGTTCCTAATGTGCTTGATAACCTAATCTATCATCAAGAAATTAGTCCGATGATAGCCGTATTTATTGATAACCCATCGCAAGCAGTAAGGAACAAAGAACTTCCGCTGAACGCTCAATTCAAGAACTTTTTTATTACTGAACTATTACCATTCATTAAAGATAGGTACCACGTTACGGATTTAGCAGATGAAACTATTATTGGCGGAATCAGCTACGGTGGATTAGCTGCAACGTATATTGCCTTTGAGCATAGTGATGTTTTTGGGAAAGTTCTTTCTCAATCGGGCAGTTTCTGGCGAGATACCACGCTTACCGACGGGGGAGAAGATTGGATAAGGGGCGATCACTTGACCAGGCAATTTCAAACCCAAGAGAAACGCAGCTTAAAGTTGCACCTCGATTGGGGATTGCAGGAAAACTGGTGTAAAGCATCTGGTAGAAGATTAGCCCAGGTACTCAAAGATAAACAATACGAGTTCACATTTACAGAGTTTAACGGATGGCATGATTGGTCTAACTCGAGAAAAATATTTCCAGATGCTTTACGGTATTTATTAGAGTAACAACAAATTGCCTGTGCCAACATTTTGTGTAGTATGTAGCGGGTAACGTTCAGGTTCGCAGCGTTGGTTCTCGTATTAGTTTTGGTACATCCTGACAAAAAATCTTCGCGAACTCTGCCACATGCTATACAATCTACTTAACATAAGTAAAACAAGTGAACTCACTCAGTAATTCTGTAACCCATCATCTGTCAGCTAAAGACAGTATTCTGAAGCAAGTCATCGCCGAAGTTGATTGGCCAAAAATCATTAGTACAGGTAACGTCTTTCATGATTTGATGAGTTGTATTGTTGAACAGCAGATTCACTACCGCAGTACCAAAAAGACATTTGCTAAACTCTTAGCCAAAGCTTCGTCGGAAGAGCTTACCGTAGATAACTTTGCGGAGTTTGAAGAGCAAGCGTTGGGCGATGTAAAACTCTCCATGAAAAAGTACGAGACCATCATTGAGGTAGTAGCGTTCTTTCAGGAGCACTCACCCGATTGGTCAGGGATGAGTAATGCTGAAGTACGCGAAGTACTCGGTAGTATCAAGGGGATTGGCCCCTGGACGATAGATATGATTTTACTCTACACGCTGGAGCGTCCTAATGTATTTCCTGCTCAAGACTATCATCTTCGGCTGGTGATAGAACAATTGTACTCTGTTGACGCTAAACGCATCACCTCAGAAATGAAGAAAATTGCTAAAAACTGGGCTCCGTACCAATCTTTCGGCGTGAAATATTTGTTAGCCTGGAAGGAGGCTAATAAACGAAGAAAGCAATGAAACAATCCGGTTCAGCTGATTTAGCTCTGATGGGAGGAGGTATTCCCCCCTGGTTATTTGAACGAATGAAGAAATTGAGTCTGGCCATTGTAGAAAGTATTCTGGCGGAATACGGTCATCAGGCTTTTCTCGCTAAATTGTCTAATCCATTCTGGTTTCAGAGCTTTGGAGCGGTCATCGGTATGGATTGGAACTCGTCGGGAGTGACTACCGCGGTTACTCGCGCTCTGAAAGATTCTATCAATCCTCACGCTCAAGAATTGGGTTTGTACGTTTGCGGGGGAAAGGGTAAACAATCCAAGCGAACTCCTCAGGAACTGGTTTCAGTAGGGGATAAAACGGGACTGAATGGCGAAGAACTATCGCGTTTCAGCAAACTAGTAGCGAAGGTAGATAACACGGCGGTACAAGATGGGTTTCAGCTTTATCTGCACAGTTTTCTGGTCAGTCGTGCGGGTGACTGGACAGCTATTCAGCAGGGAATGAACGGTAACACTCAGCAGGCTCGTAGGTATCATTGGCACTCTAAAAATATCAGTTCGTTTGTAAACGAACCTCATGCGGCTGTCTGCGGCACTAACCAAGGAGACATTTTGAATCTGGTAGCCCAGAATGCCGAACCAACGCGGGGTGGAATTTTAGAAATTGCCCAAGAAGCTCCCGATAAAATGATACGAGAAGTACAAAAGATGATCTTACCCAACTACTGCGGAGTGAAGGCGAAAGATGTTAATCTTAAACGACTCGGCAGCATTCTGTGGCTGGCCCAAGAAAGCCAGACCAATCAGTTTGAGGATCTACTACTGCTCAAAGGTTTAGGTCCCCGAACATTGCAGTCTCTCACGCTGGTAAGTGAAGTGATTCACGGCACCCCTTCCCGCTTCTCCGACCCTGCCCGCTACTCTTTTGCCCACGGCAGCAAGGGTGGCCGACCGTTCCCGGTACCTACCAACATATACGATGAAACCATCAGCACTCTTCGAAAAGCCGTAGATCGAGCCAAAATTGGGCATACCGACAAACAAAAAGCCATTAGCAAACTCACCGATTTAGCGCAGAAAGCTGAACAAGGTTTCACGCCCAACGATAATGGGTCGGCCGTCCGATTTAAGCAAGTACTGGAAAAAGAACAACGAGACTCCTGGAAGCACGGTGGGAGAACAGTGAAAGGCTTCGTAAAGCAACCCCGAGATGGGCAGATGGACTTGTTTAATTCTTGAGCAGCCGAACAAGTTAACCTTGCGAATTAAAGTGTTGTTCCCCCATCAACAATCACTTTTTCGTTTCTTAGAACTTGCGATTTATCAGAAAGTAAGAATTCAACGACGGGAGCAATATCGGTGGGTTGCACAATCCGACCGATGGGCGAAGTTGATGATATATGTTCTAACAGACTGTCAATCGCTTCGTCAGTCATACCAGATTTCTTCTGAATAGGAGTTTCGGTAACTCCTGGGCTTACCACATTGACCCTGATTCCTCTGGCAGCAAGTTCTATGTTCAAAACTTTTGCGATGCTTTCCAGTGCTGCTTTGCTTGCAGTATAAATACTAGTGTTAGCAAATGACTTGAAAACGACAACAGAAGTATTGAGCACCACACTAGCTGTATTATTCAGAATCGGAATAAATTTCTGGATGGTAAAAAAGGCTCCTTTAAAATTAACATTCATGGTTTCATCAAACAAGCTTTCTGTGGTTTCTTGAAAGCTGGAAGCTTTAAAAATACCAGCATTTACAAATAAGCCATCGATCTTACCAAATTGATTTTTAACTTTTGCTACCAAATCATCTATATGTTCTAAAGAGGAGGTATCCGATAAAATCCCGACACAGTTCGTACCTAGTTTGGTAACTGCATGGTCTACGTTTTCTCTGGTTCTTCCGGTAATTATTACCTGGTAATCAAGACCCAGCAGATAATCGGCACAGGCGAACCCAATTCCGGTAGTTCCTCCTGTTATCAGTACTATTTTGTTATTCATTTTGTAAAGCTGCAAAACCGCTTTACATTTGGCAAGTACTTACTTTTTGGTAAGTAACTAACCATTAGCTCAGAAAAGTGCTACCTGTATGGAAACAGCCGAAAAAAAATCCAAAAAAATGTATCAACAAGCCATAGAATGCCCCATTACGGTGTTCATGGATCAAATCGGAGGTAAATGGAAACCCGTTATTATTTGGCTTTTGCTCTTAAACGAGGTAATGCGCTTCAATGAGTTGGATAAAGCTATCGCGGGAATCAGTCAGAAGATGCTATCCCAACAACTAAAAGATTTGGAGAGTATTAAAATAATAAAAAGAAAATCATATCCCGTAATCCCACCTAAAGTTGAATACCGATTAACTGAAAAGGGTAAGTCGCTCAAAGAGAACTTAACTTTGATAATGGAATGGAGTCGCAAAAATCTATCATGAATTATGATTGACGCCAAACAGTACGACCGTATCCAAATCTTTACAGCCAACTTGGAAGAGGTTTTCATAACTAACGCTATGATTGGTTATACAAACCCAGCCAAAAAGGTTTGGTTATATGGCACTACTCGCATTGTTTAATTGTACAAAATAGGATAGGTTTGTTTATCCACACGTTAGCGGGCATTGTAACAGACGCCACCACATAAATAGACAAAACGTTTAGAAAGTGAAAAATATCCTACTTTGGACATTAATAATCGGGCTGACAATTTGCAGTTGCAAGCAAAATAACAAAGAAATGAAAGAGAAAGTAATTAAGGCGAATGACATTGAACTTTATACGAAAAGCTTTG
This region of Tunicatimonas pelagia genomic DNA includes:
- a CDS encoding 2TM domain-containing protein, translated to MNALIEQQIYERARRRVAFRIHLIAYVIGVLINWVVWVVYPTPHIWPIWPTLGWSIGIASHYLGVYHPGQIFSIDQEIERVVRKELNKKDQNA
- a CDS encoding aminoglycoside adenylyltransferase domain-containing protein, with translation MPEVEQKNIGFENAPAKVREIVFALSDGLQNTLSDKLLGLYLYGSLAYGCFNSETSDIDFVVVLSEPLTSEEEQKIAQLHKRLGYDPEYGKRIEGTYMTEEQVKTDEYPPDFLFYVEGKEFVQAQAGQGEYDFPMHCQHLHESGLKIIGYEPQKLFLPVPWEILKRSLRQEMPFIKEQFEKRPIYAVLNLCRVVRAYETHKLSSKKQGGEWGLQNFPAEFHEMIQIALEGYTHKKTARQKQFLTENLSRFYEYCIERIPNS
- a CDS encoding helix-turn-helix transcriptional regulator is translated as MKKLSQFVKERRKNLGLTQEDLSFKAGVGLRFVRELEQGKESLMTDKVNQVLSLFGHELGPVPTERDESS
- a CDS encoding HipA N-terminal domain-containing protein, which gives rise to MKVAKVYMHDTWAGVLTEDEDGYHFQYEESYLKKPDSEAISVTFPLAPDQYDSKVLFPFFDGLIPEGWLLDIAQKNWKLNPRDRMSILLKTCYDCIGAVSIRSQEENGK
- a CDS encoding HipA domain-containing protein — protein: MHLAEISKLKTVEHSLVRLKSGELAYLTKRIDRKKGSKLHMEDMCQITERMTEHKYQGSYEQIAKAIKKYSANPGLSITDFFELVLFCFLTGNNDMHLKNFSLLKGNSRNDLCPAYDLVASELVVEGDDEDLALNLNGKKKKIKKRDFVIAMKGAGLGEKVIENIFKKYKRLIPKWSKFIEESFLSESMKEEYKTLINRKAIQIEL
- a CDS encoding alpha/beta hydrolase — encoded protein: MDKDDRIGAVDNLLASHKEKGFPLIEQDSLLEGYVYATFIHIDSTHQNDITFNVFGIYDEYRFGDKKLYHLDSTDLYYRTYMIPDDLCFAYKFYYSNKVTGKKSRMSDPLNPSLVPSSERKNMSWSALDLRTSEDEWYVKSDHRQYGTLDTLELHSELLSNARNIYVYLPPKYDTTKEKYPVIYLFDPYIYLNLVEVPNVLDNLIYHQEISPMIAVFIDNPSQAVRNKELPLNAQFKNFFITELLPFIKDRYHVTDLADETIIGGISYGGLAATYIAFEHSDVFGKVLSQSGSFWRDTTLTDGGEDWIRGDHLTRQFQTQEKRSLKLHLDWGLQENWCKASGRRLAQVLKDKQYEFTFTEFNGWHDWSNSRKIFPDALRYLLE
- a CDS encoding DNA-3-methyladenine glycosylase family protein; translation: MNSLSNSVTHHLSAKDSILKQVIAEVDWPKIISTGNVFHDLMSCIVEQQIHYRSTKKTFAKLLAKASSEELTVDNFAEFEEQALGDVKLSMKKYETIIEVVAFFQEHSPDWSGMSNAEVREVLGSIKGIGPWTIDMILLYTLERPNVFPAQDYHLRLVIEQLYSVDAKRITSEMKKIAKNWAPYQSFGVKYLLAWKEANKRRKQ
- a CDS encoding DUF763 domain-containing protein, which gives rise to MKQSGSADLALMGGGIPPWLFERMKKLSLAIVESILAEYGHQAFLAKLSNPFWFQSFGAVIGMDWNSSGVTTAVTRALKDSINPHAQELGLYVCGGKGKQSKRTPQELVSVGDKTGLNGEELSRFSKLVAKVDNTAVQDGFQLYLHSFLVSRAGDWTAIQQGMNGNTQQARRYHWHSKNISSFVNEPHAAVCGTNQGDILNLVAQNAEPTRGGILEIAQEAPDKMIREVQKMILPNYCGVKAKDVNLKRLGSILWLAQESQTNQFEDLLLLKGLGPRTLQSLTLVSEVIHGTPSRFSDPARYSFAHGSKGGRPFPVPTNIYDETISTLRKAVDRAKIGHTDKQKAISKLTDLAQKAEQGFTPNDNGSAVRFKQVLEKEQRDSWKHGGRTVKGFVKQPRDGQMDLFNS
- a CDS encoding SDR family oxidoreductase — protein: MNNKIVLITGGTTGIGFACADYLLGLDYQVIITGRTRENVDHAVTKLGTNCVGILSDTSSLEHIDDLVAKVKNQFGKIDGLFVNAGIFKASSFQETTESLFDETMNVNFKGAFFTIQKFIPILNNTASVVLNTSVVVFKSFANTSIYTASKAALESIAKVLNIELAARGIRVNVVSPGVTETPIQKKSGMTDEAIDSLLEHISSTSPIGRIVQPTDIAPVVEFLLSDKSQVLRNEKVIVDGGTTL
- a CDS encoding winged helix-turn-helix transcriptional regulator — translated: METAEKKSKKMYQQAIECPITVFMDQIGGKWKPVIIWLLLLNEVMRFNELDKAIAGISQKMLSQQLKDLESIKIIKRKSYPVIPPKVEYRLTEKGKSLKENLTLIMEWSRKNLS